The following nucleotide sequence is from Paraburkholderia flava.
TTCTGCACGTTCTCTGCCTTGCCGAGCACCTGTTCGACGAACTTCAGGTGGCTGTGATACGTGTCGATCATCCCGCAGATCATGCCGTCCGCGTCGCCGAGACGCACGAGGATCGCGCCGATCAGCGTGTTGAACTTGCGCATCGCGGCCTTCGCGACTTCGGGCGTCACGCCTTCGCGCGCACCGATCTCGTGATACGCCTGCCAGCTTTTCTGGTAGCGCGGATCGTCTTCCGGATTGACGACCTCGAAGTCCTCGCCGCACTTCAGCTTCGAGCCCATCTTCTGCAGACGCATCTCGATCACCGACGGACGGCCGACCAGAATCGGCTTCGCGATCTTCTCGAGCAGCACGAACTGAGCGGCACGCAGCACACGCTCGTCCTCGCCTTCCGCGAACACGATGCGCGCCGGCTGCGACTTCGCGGCGGCGAACACCGGGCGCATCACCATGCCCGTGCGATAGACGGTCGCGCCGAGTTCTTCGCGATACGCGTCCATGTCCTTGATCGGCCGCGTCGCAACGCCCGAGTCCATCGCGGCCTGCGCGACGGCCGGCGCGATCTTGATGATCAGGCGCGGATCGAACGGCTTCGGGATCAGGTAGTCGGGACCGAACTCGAGCGAATGACCTTCATACGCCTTCGCGACTTCATCGCCCTGATCGGTCTCTTCAGCGAGTTCCGCGATCGCGCGCACGCACGCGAGCTTCATTTCCTCGGTGATCGTCGTCGCGCCGACGTCGAGTGCACCGCGGAAGATGAACGGGAAGCACAGCACGTTGTTGACCTGGTTCGGGTAGTCCGAACGACCGGTTGCGATGATCGCGTCGGGGCGCACCTTCTTCGCCTCTTCCGGACGGATTTCCGGCTCCGGATTCGCGAGCGCGAGGATCAGCGGCTGCGTGCCCATCTCCTTGACCATCTCCGGCTTCAGCACGCCTGCGCTCGAGCAGCCGAGGAACACGTCGGCGCCGCGAATCGCATCGGCGAGCGTGCGCGCATCGGTGTTGGCCGCGTAGCGTTCCTTCGACGGATCGAGGTTGCCGCGTCCTTCATAGATCACGCCCTTCGAATCGGTGACGAGCACGTTCTGCTTCGACAGACCGAGGTTCACCAGCAGATCCAGACACGCGATCGCCGCAGCACCCGCACCGGAGCAAACCAGCTTCACTTCACCCAGCTTCTTGCCGACCACTTTCAGCCCGTTGAGAATCGCCGCCGACGCGATGATTGCGGTGCCGTGCTGATCGTCGTGGAAGACCGGAATCTTCATCCGCTCACGCAGCTTCTTCTCGATGTAGAAGCACTCGGGCGCCTTGATGTCTTCCAGGTTGATGCCGCCGAGCGTCGGTTCGAGCATCGCGATCGCGTCGACGAGTTTGTCCGGATCGGACTCGGCGAGCTCGATGTCGAACACGTCGATGCCCGCGAACTTCTTGAAGAGGCAGCCCTTGCCTTCCATCACCGGCTTCGCCGCGAGCGGCCCGATGTTGCCGAGGCCGAGCACTGCCGTGCCGTTCGTCACGACGCCGACGAGATTGCCGCGCGACGTGTACTTCTGCGCGTCGAGCGGTTCGTCGAAGATCGCCATGCACGCGGCGGCGACGCCGGGCGAATACGCGAGCGACAGATCGAGCTGGTTCGATAGCGGCTTGGTCGGCGTGACCGAGATCTTGCCGGGCTTCGGATTCTGGTGATACGCGAGGGCGCTTTGCTTCAGTTGTTCGTCCATTTTTTGACCTGCGAGACGTGAGAGACGTGAAAGACGGGACCGGCGCGCCGCGGCACATGAGCCTCGCTTGCGGGAATCGAAGGGTGATCGACTGCGGCGGTCGTTGCCTGCGCCGGTTGGGCGCGGCACCAGACCTCGGCGAAAGGCAGACGGCGCAAAGCTACGCGGGTCGGTCAGTGTACACCCCGGGCGTGTCGCGACGGGCTGAGCGTATACGGCAGGTTCGTGCAGATCGGCACTGTGCTGGCCGGGTCACTCCAGCGCGACACCGCAGCGTTCGGGGATCAGGAAAAGCGTCGCGAGGATGTCGAGCACGTAGATCGATGCGAGCATCGCAAGCGCTACGCCAAACGAGAAGCGCGCGGCCAGCGCGCCGACCGCGACCGGCCCGAAACCGCCGACCGCGCGCCCGATGTTGAACAGCACGTTCTGCGCGGTTGCACGTGCCTGCGTCGGGTAAAGCTCGGAGATCAGTGCGCCGTAGCCGCCGATCATCCCGTTGACAAACACGCCCATCACCGCGCCGCCGATCAGCAGCGCGAACGGCGTGCTCAACTGCGCGTAGACGAACACCATCGCGACCGCGCCGGCCTGATAGACGAGAAAGGTCGGCTTGCGGCCGAAGCGGTCGGCCGCGATGCCGAACAGCCAGATGCCGGCGCTCATGCCGACGACGGTGGCTGCCGTCCATAGGCCGGATTTTGTCAGCGAATAGCCAAAGGTTTTCGACAGATAGCTGGGTAGCCAGATCATCAGACCGTAGTAGCCGAAGTTCTGCACCGAGCACAGCACGACGATGCCGAGGCTTGCGCGTGTGGTGCGTGCGTCGGTGATGAGTTGCTTCAACGGCGAAGTGCCACGAGTACCGCCCGCCGTGTTCGCAACGCGTCCCGTGAACAACTCGGGCTCCTCGACGTGCCGACGCACGACGAACGACACAACCGCAGGCAGCAGCCCAATC
It contains:
- a CDS encoding MFS transporter, producing MNVVPSSSASSASASTVRPGHPARALLASVLGYAMDGFDLLILGFMLPVIAADLHLTSAQAGSLVTWTLIGAVAGGVIFGVLSDYCGRVRMLTWTILIFAVFTGLCALARGYGDLLVYRTIAGIGLGGEFGIGMTLVAEAWPAAQRARVSSYVGLGWQLGVLAAALLTPLLLPVIGWRGMFAIGLLPAVVSFVVRRHVEEPELFTGRVANTAGGTRGTSPLKQLITDARTTRASLGIVVLCSVQNFGYYGLMIWLPSYLSKTFGYSLTKSGLWTAATVVGMSAGIWLFGIAADRFGRKPTFLVYQAGAVAMVFVYAQLSTPFALLIGGAVMGVFVNGMIGGYGALISELYPTQARATAQNVLFNIGRAVGGFGPVAVGALAARFSFGVALAMLASIYVLDILATLFLIPERCGVALE
- a CDS encoding NADP-dependent malic enzyme, whose protein sequence is MDEQLKQSALAYHQNPKPGKISVTPTKPLSNQLDLSLAYSPGVAAACMAIFDEPLDAQKYTSRGNLVGVVTNGTAVLGLGNIGPLAAKPVMEGKGCLFKKFAGIDVFDIELAESDPDKLVDAIAMLEPTLGGINLEDIKAPECFYIEKKLRERMKIPVFHDDQHGTAIIASAAILNGLKVVGKKLGEVKLVCSGAGAAAIACLDLLVNLGLSKQNVLVTDSKGVIYEGRGNLDPSKERYAANTDARTLADAIRGADVFLGCSSAGVLKPEMVKEMGTQPLILALANPEPEIRPEEAKKVRPDAIIATGRSDYPNQVNNVLCFPFIFRGALDVGATTITEEMKLACVRAIAELAEETDQGDEVAKAYEGHSLEFGPDYLIPKPFDPRLIIKIAPAVAQAAMDSGVATRPIKDMDAYREELGATVYRTGMVMRPVFAAAKSQPARIVFAEGEDERVLRAAQFVLLEKIAKPILVGRPSVIEMRLQKMGSKLKCGEDFEVVNPEDDPRYQKSWQAYHEIGAREGVTPEVAKAAMRKFNTLIGAILVRLGDADGMICGMIDTYHSHLKFVEQVLGKAENVQNFAAMNLLMLQGRNLFICDTYVNEVPTAEQLADMTILAAREIEKFGIVPKVALLSNSNFGSMPSASSQRMAEARKLIAQRAPTLEVDGEMHGDAALSEAVRKAAFPGSTLTGEANLLIMPNVEAANITYNLLKMIGGDGVTVGPFLLGAEKPVHILTPAATVRRIINMTAVASANASVQRAAAK